TCTGTGATGTTGCTGCAATGGCCGAGATGCACGTAGTGCAGGTTCTTGCCGAGCGTCGCGATGGCACGGAGCGACGCGTCGGTGATGGCCGTACACTTCGACAGCACCACGTTCCGCAGCTTCGGGGCCAGCTTAATGACCTTCTCGACGGCCCTGTCCGTAATGTTGAGGCATTGCGTGAAGTCAAGGATCCGCATCTTGTCCAGGCACAGCTGGGCGCCCGTCTTGGACTCAAAGCACTCGTACGTGATGTTTGCGTTTTTAGAGATTTTGAACTCTTTCAGAAACTCGAGTCTAGAGAATAAATTGTGCAGCGACTTGTTGGTCACCTTTTCGCAGCCATGCAGATCGATCTCGACGAGGTTCGGGCAGTGCgtgaccagctggtcgacaaCCTCATCGTCGACGTTGTTGCAGTCGCTCAGCTTGACCCGCTTAAGCAACGGACAGCTGTTGATCAGCGCCAGAACAGCCGTTTTCGAGACCTGGAAAGACCCTGGCGCATACAGACCCTGGAGCCGCTTGCAATtgttggccagctcgtAGTATATGTCATCCTGGATGCCCTTGACACCCGTgaggtcgatcgactgcAGTCTGTGGCAGCCGCGTATTATCTCAGAAATGTGCTCGTGCGAGATGTTCGAGCAGTTGACGAGCGTGATCCTCTCCAAATGATTGGCCCCAGAAAACAGGCTCAGATACTCGTTGGTCACCAAATGCGGCACAAGCGAGAGATTCAGTCGCTTGATGTACTTTCTATAGTCCCAAGCCGTCTGTGTGCGTGGAATGGCCATCACCTTGCCCAGGCGTTCGAAAATGACCCGTGAAGAAATCCCCGGACGGAACCAGATCAACTCGATAATCAGATTCGCCCAGTACCGGCACGTCAGCGCCACAGAAATGAGATCCGACTTGGAGTTCAGGTACGAAAATATCACACAAAGAATCTCTGGCGGAAGAACTGCAATCGGACTGCGGATCCCGCTCGACGTGTAGCCCGACTCAGACGTGATCGAGCCGTTCCGCGCCCTCGACCGCAAAAGCAGCTTGCGCGCGTGCTGCTCGTTGTCTGTGTCCGGGTCgttcatctcctcgtcgctaCCCGTGCCATCTGGGCCCGGAGCGCGCTCGTTCGACTTTCTAATGCTGATTCCAAGCGGATTGGAGCCCAAAGACGACATGGACCCCAACGATGAGCTGTTGGTGTTTGGTTGGTCAGACATGCTGAGAGCTTTGCCCGCAAGAGATTATCAGGTCACAACAAATCAGCAATCGACGGTATGGCACTCTGAGCTATCAGTTTGTATCTCTTGGGCGTATATATGCTGGATATAGCCTCAAATATGCTCAATCCCGACTGTGAAGTACAATCTTCCTTGTGTCGAATTCTCTATTTATCATTGACGCCATCAGACGGGAGTTTTTTTAGCATGGAAAAAcacacccgtacaccgcAGACGCGAAAAGATCTACCTAAAACACTACATCCTGATCggtctcgtccaccaccgGCAGAGACTCCAGAACCTTCAGCGCACGCGCAGCGTCCTCGCGGAACCCGCTCACCATCTCGTCTGTCTTCTGTGCCACCAGTTTCGCCGCCTGGTCCGCCTGGTAGTTGATCCACTCTTTTAGAGTCATCTCGAGCTCTTCTTCGGGCATCTCCGCCACAAAGCCCGTCAGCTTGCCCTCCAGGTCGTCGTTTAGCGACTGGTAGTCCGAGTCTAGCAGTTCCTGAGTATacttgatggcctcgttgAATTCCTCCGTGTACGATCGCTTTTTGATTGGCTCCCAGAGCGGCCCTTTCCTCACCTCTGGAGTGCTCTGGTTCTCAGAAAGATGTTCAATGTTGAGCGACAGGTTGGAAGGGGAGGGGGCAGACTTAGCAGGCTCGCTGGAGCTACGCTGTAAGCTGTCTTCGCGTACGTTTTCCTGATCCTCAGATGCAACACGATTAGGCGACGAGTCCATGTCCTGTGCCGTTGGTTGGGGAACAGATTCTGCAGACACCGGCGGCAATTGTGCTGGCTCTGCGGCAACTTCAGAAACGAGTTCATCCTTTTGGTCCTCATCCTCTTTAGTGTTTTCTTCATGATTTGTGATTTGCTGCTCGTAGATCTGAGCACGCTCTCGGAAAATATGGCGTTCGTAAAGCGCGACCGGCTCACCAATCTCGGCAGGCTCTGAGGGCTTTGTAGCCGCATTTGTTTCCTGCTCTGTTTCCGGCCTTGATTCTTGGTCTGCTTTCTCAAAAGTCTTACCCTCAAAGTCCTTGCTTTCTGTGCTTGGGGtctctttgagctttcgTGCTCTTCGCTTcgctcttcttccaaaCGAAAGCGGGTCATCTGACGATATGATACGCCCATCAACAATCCGTGAACGCACACGAATGTCCCTCGCAACCAGTGTTGTTGGAGAAACAGTTGGCACTCTGGAAAGCTCAGGCGCGGCcttctcgtcgtcaagCAACACatcgttttcgtcgtcatcgttgGGCTGCAGTTGCTCCTCTTCTATATGAATTGTTTCCTCGACTTTtgcttcttcctcctctttcgCCTCCTCTTCAATGCTTTCCATTCTATGTTCAACTTTAGGctccatctcctcctcggagAAATCTgtctccaccagctcctccacgtATTTCTTAGGCTCTGGAGCCTCGTAAGCAGAGACTGTGCCCACGGGAGCTGACGACTGAACAGAATCCTCGGTCTCGCGCTCCTTGAGTTCTTTCCGGAGAGCCCTatctttctttttcttttccttctccttcttcttctctcttttctccttcttcctctttttctcggcctgcttttccttctccttctctgcCCTCTTGCGTTTGTGGTGTTTTCCGTGCTTTTCTTCGTGTTTCTTTCGCTTTTTAGAGGACAGATCCTCGGTCAGGTGTAGCTccggctgctgctccagttgctgctctggctgctgctctggctgcttTTCGGGCTGTTGTACCGGCTCTGGAGTCTCTTTCATTATTATGTCATCACGAGTGCTTTCGTCAAGCATGTCCATACCGTCTGCAGGCCCCACAGggtccagctgcttgatttcACGCAAAGACTCCTCGATTCCCATGGGCACGCCCTGACTGTCGGGTACCTCCAGTTCTGGGATAGTAAAATCGGGAATATCTTCCATTGGCTCGTCTTCGGCGTGCTCATGTTCCTCTTTAATTGGTTCTGGCACGTTTTCTTCCACTGGCTCTGGAACAGATCCTAGTTTTCTCTCGGCCGCCTCTGGCGCCCGTTCGCCAAACGAAGACCGCGAACGGTTGAAGAAGGTGGAAGACCGTCGCGAATCCTCCACAAAGAAAagatcttccagctcgttcagcgTGGACATCGGAATCTCAACAGGATCAGCCGCACCTTCAACGCTGTCATCTTCTATTATCTCTTCCTCCAATCGCACGTCGTCTAGCGCCGGCGCAGGCCGCTTGACTGGCTGCACAACTTCCATCTCTGGTGAATTAACAGCGTCTGCCTCCTTTGGTTCTGCCACCTTCTCGAGATCTCCAGCCTCCAGTTCTTCATTATTATCCGACTGGTGTTCAGCctgttcttccttcttCTGGCCCAACGCCTCCACATCTCCCCCCACATGCACCCCCTCTGGCAGCTCCTGTATCACCCGCTCAACAGAGACGTCTGAGATCTCCACCACATCCATGTTAACGTCGCTGGCCCTTCTAGAGTACACCCCACTGCGCCTTCGCCCTGCAAACACATAACAGTCGGGCTTGCGTTTGCGGTGCTCCTCTGCAACGTTATCGCCGGCCTCCCAACCCTCCAGACTCGTGCCGCAGTACATGCACGTGGTGGTATCGTCGCCCTTCTCGTACGAAGCGTAATAGAACCCGTTTTCGGCCAGCTCTCGACTGGATGGCATCTTCTTGTTCCGCTCGTGCGGCCAGCTCGCCAGCCTGAACGTCTGATGGCGTATGTCCGCCGAATCTTGTACGCTGGCAAATAAATCATTCTCGTCCCAGTCCAGGCCCTCACTCTCGTGCAAATGCCTGCTGCTGAGCACCCTAGAATACGGGCACTCTGGCGAATTCCGCAGATGGCGCACTGAGGGAGGCTCTGTTGCGCCCGGAGCCCACCCAAACTCTTTCACCTTGCAAGTGAAGCACCCGACTCTGTCCATGTGAGTCTTTGTAGGGTCGAAGTAAAAACCGTTGATCGCCATCGTCTCACCCGACGGCGTCGACAGGTGCCAATAGACCATCTCGCCGGCCTTATAGACACCATCGAAGGACGCCTCGCGCTCTTTCACGGAGACGTATTTCTTTCTCATACGCGaataaaaataaacaaacaaaGGAGAAGATATTTGATACGGAGTAAATATTGAAGAAATATATTTTGCGTGGGGGGGAAGAGGTGCTAGCTTGTGTCCTATCCAGGATAGTACACAGAGGAACGGCTCAGAGGGCCCAGATGTCTGCTCTGTGGGATTTCGTCAGTCAGCCAACGGTCCTGCCACAATTGTCCCGGCAGTACATCCCTAGCCTCCTTGCCAGTGCTCTCATGGCACACCAAATAGCAGGGCATTGTGCATCTGTGATTATCTCTGTCCCCCACTCTGCTACATGACAAAGGACAGCTTTTTTAACCTActtaatttaatttaattatttttatttttcatgttgGAACAAGTGAAAGAGCgcctgttgctgctgttccgCACGGGAAAATACGCCCAATTGTCACCGGAggacttggaaaaaatatatcagGTTTCTAAGACGTTTCTACGGCTGAATGAGTCGAAACTCGCCCCACTGGAGTACTACACGCTCCTGGAACTGCACTATTTCCTTTGTCTGCTGACAACAAGGGACACAGAGGCAAAAACGGCGCTGGACCGATTCAGCGACAGATTCGAAGCCAAGGACAGTGAGAAACTAGTTGTTCTCAAGAGCTATTACGTCGAAATCCTCGGCAAGAAGGACGCCCTCGAATACCTGGAGAAGGCGGCCGTGCCGTTGATCCAAACAAGACCGAGTCTGACGGCAGAGCCTGTTCAGCACCACGAGAAAGACCTGCGACAGATCGAAAAGCGGAAGGTGGCGCTCAAAAGCGACTCGCGAGCCAGCTACATCAAAAACCTGCTTGAATATATTAACGATACTCCGCTGGATTACGAGTCGTGGATGGAGCTGGCAGAACAATACGTTGCTCTTGGCGAATACGAAAAAGCATACGACTGCGTCCAGGAGGTGCTGGTGGGCGTTCCTGCCGCGTACGTGGTCTGGTGTCGTGCAGGAGAGCTTTGTCGGCTGATGTTTCTTCGCGACGGACGCGGCAAAGAGGTACTGCAGCAGGCGACGAGATCCTTTATGCGTGCGATCGAGCTCTGCGAGCTCCACACGCGCAGCTGGTGCGGCCTGCTGGCTGTTGCGAGAGATCTGAAGgacaaaaagctggaggcTGTTGCCAGAaacaagctggagcaaATCGTGGAGGAAGGCCGCACAAACGACACCGATGTGCAGAGAATCCGGGATGTGCTTGCACTCATTGGCTAGACAATGGCGCAACATCGGGAATCTTGTTTGGTGGCTCGGACCTGCTGTTTCTCAGAGTACCTGCTCTGTGGGGGCCCCCACAACTCTGGGATGAGCCCATCGCGTGTCTTTTCGGTATATTTAATGATCATGAGCGAGCTGTTGGACGCATTGATACGTTCGCGGGCAAGCTCTTGTTTCAGCCGGTTGTTGTACTGGTTCAGTCTCTCCAGCTTCATGGTCTTCATCTTGTTTAGCTGGACGATTCTCAGCAGTTTCTCGTGTTCTGCGTCTGTGGAGTTACCTGACGCCTTGAATGGGCTTCTTTGCGCGTTCAATTCCATCGTTGCCACTGTATCGTACTTTGAATGTCCTAATATAATTACTTTAAACAAGCCTAATTAGCTTGTATCAGGTTTGCATCCCAACAATACATTTCGCGGCTGTGCGGCTTGCGATGTGGTGTTGTGTGAATCAAACTGTTGCAACACATGTCTGTGTTTTGCCCTATCGAGGCTGTTGTGTGACCGTTTTAGGAACGCGCCGTAACATATGTAACCACTATTACAGTTGCATACTTTATATAACAGAGAACTGGAAATAGTTCAATTCGGAACCCCCACGCAAACAAACCCTTGTTCAACCCCCCACCATCTGCTCCTTCGACTCCAGCTTGATACTTGCAAGATGCTCTTTAGTGTCCTTCTCCTGGAGCTCCTCGGCTTCGTCCTGGCCGCAACCGCAGTCGTAGTCCTCTAGAATGGTGGAGCAGTCGTATTCCTGCTTGTGAAGTCTCAAATTTACCTGGTTATGGATGTGGCAGCCCCACAACGCAGCGGTTTTTCGCGAGCTCAGCTGTGGAGggtatttttccaagaaCACAGCAAAGTGGCGGGCACAGTCTCCACAAGGGTACACAAGGGCAAACGAGCGAATATAATCCGCGAGatgctgtttctgctcggGCGTTGGCGTCTCTGGATATCTGGCCAGGATGGTGTGGAATAACTTCCAGGACGCGTTTCCTAGCTCTGCTTTGAGCGTTTCGTTGGCCATTTTAGGCATGAATGGCACCGTGTCTTTGACCTCGACCGGCTGTGTCTTCTGCGAGATTGGCACAGGGGCATCGAGGTGGCTTTCCGAGAAGGAGTTATTGGCAACTGCAATAACTAGTATCACCAAGATCACCACGGTGCCGAAAACCACGCCTGGAGATTTTTTGTAAGACCGCAAAAGTCGTGAGATATTCATTGGTATGTGGATGATTATTATTTCTAGGGACTTTTTAAATTTGATTCAATCTATTTCTATGTCAGATCGAGTCCCCAAATATAACCGCATCGACTCGTTCCAGATCGATGCTGCGCGCCAGATGCACCAGCTCACGACTAGCAGCAGAGTGCCAATGCGTCCTCCGGTACTCAGGACGCCCGAACAGAAGCCCAAACTGCCAGTCTCGACAGATTCTCCCAGTTGCGCCTCTTGCGGTACCGTTATAACTCCGGGCCCTGTGGCCACGTTGCCCATCAAGGACACCCCGAGCATCAAGGTGGGGGAGTTCAAGATATATACTGCTCGCCACCCGATCCTCAATGCCAccgagatcgacgagtttgagTCAATTCTCAACTTGCCTGTTCCTGAAATGATCTTTGGAAATAACCGAGTTCGCATCAGCCACCCGAGGCTCGAGATCGATTTTTGCGCGCTGGATGCCCTCAAGCTTGTGGAGTCAAACCCGTCAAACCTCATACAGGTCAGCTACGCCTCAGAATGGGTGAAAAGCCGCCAACATAAACACCACA
This window of the Ogataea parapolymorpha DL-1 chromosome VII, whole genome shotgun sequence genome carries:
- a CDS encoding F-box protein component of the SCF ubiquitin-ligase complex; the encoded protein is MSDQPNTNSSSLGSMSSLGSNPLGISIRKSNERAPGPDGTGSDEEMNDPDTDNEQHARKLLLRSRARNGSITSESGYTSSGIRSPIAVLPPEILCVIFSYLNSKSDLISVALTCRYWANLIIELIWFRPGISSRVIFERLGKVMAIPRTQTAWDYRKYIKRLNLSLVPHLVTNEYLSLFSGANHLERITLVNCSNISHEHISEIIRGCHRLQSIDLTGVKGIQDDIYYELANNCKRLQGLYAPGSFQVSKTAVLALINSCPLLKRVKLSDCNNVDDEVVDQLVTHCPNLVEIDLHGCEKVTNKSLHNLFSRLEFLKEFKISKNANITYECFESKTGAQLCLDKMRILDFTQCLNITDRAVEKVIKLAPKLRNVVLSKCTAITDASLRAIATLGKNLHYVHLGHCSNITDFGAKDLIKSCYRLQYIDLACCTQLTNETVYELSQLPRLRRIGLVKCAQITDEGILALANNARNSDDTLERVHLSYCMNLTIYPIYRLLKACPKLTHISLTGVSQFLRPDITQFCREPPQEFNLHQKSIFCVFSGEGVAQLRNHLLQLFETPQDPEREAAELLDIIAAVIEGVDDVNSALFSADPIQRERLRVFVDTLDRFINEFHGLNVPRTHLELFGRCVFTRLPAEHVPRIQRFFQLLQNHPHHPQRVRQANTGLRGRPEPRQQLRPPETELFQTIDDDEVMEDL
- a CDS encoding Flavin-linked sulfhydryl oxidase localized to the endoplasmic reticulum lumen encodes the protein MNISRLLRSYKKSPGVVFGTVVILVILVIAVANNSFSESHLDAPVPISQKTQPVEVKDTVPFMPKMANETLKAELGNASWKLFHTILARYPETPTPEQKQHLADYIRSFALVYPCGDCARHFAVFLEKYPPQLSSRKTAALWGCHIHNQVNLRLHKQEYDCSTILEDYDCGCGQDEAEELQEKDTKEHLASIKLESKEQMVGG
- a CDS encoding Protein that interacts physically and genetically with Tap42p, which regulates protein phosphatase 2 encodes the protein MSDRVPKYNRIDSFQIDAARQMHQLTTSSRVPMRPPVLRTPEQKPKLPVSTDSPSCASCGTVITPGPVATLPIKDTPSIKVGEFKIYTARHPILNATEIDEFESILNLPVPEMIFGNNRVRISHPRLEIDFCALDALKLVESNPSNLIQVSYASEWVKSRQHKHHNNSDVVLEMYKPFDWTYTTTYKGTVTGTALTRDDEMKIPLEKLQRQDPILFFDEMVLYEDELGDNGISVLSIKIRVMHSCLLLLQRLFVRVDNVLLRICDTRVYIDFEDDLVIREFKQQEIEYDKLFRLCTGNDPRKMMRDINWCSQRLPVIKVEREFAKLSI